The nucleotide sequence ATTGGCAAAGCCATCCTGCAGTTCGCGGGAACTCGCGCGGCCATCCAGATTAAAAATGACCGTCGGAATATTCTCAATCTCGGTATCAATGGCAAATCCAAAAATGAGAGTCTGCAGAACGGGCACGGCGAATACAAACAGCAACGTCGATGGTTCGCGGCGGACATGAGAAAATTCCTTGACGAGAATCGCCCAGAACCCGGCCAGGATCCCCGGAGTCACCTGCTCTGCTGCAGGCCGCTTCACAGATTGTGTCTGTGCTGGCAGAGCTACCTGCTCCCGGTGATCCAGTGGTTCCCCCTCCGAGCGTTGCTGACTCGCTGTCACAGTGGTGGGAACAGCGGCACCCTGGTGATTCAGTTCTTCTGCCCGGCTCAAGGTAACAAACACATCTTCCAGTGAAGGCGTGATGTGCCTGACCTGCACGGTCCCGAATTCGTGGGGCACCTGTCTGGTAAAATCATTTTCAGACAGACTCTGATCTGCGAGCACATGAATCGTCTGACCGAACAGAGTCGCATCCCTCACCCCGGGCATCTCACGAAAAGTAGTCAGCAGTGTGGCAGGATTCGCTGTTTCAATTTCCCAGCGGGCTGTTCCTTCCGGGGTAACCGTTGGTAATTGTTTGAGCTCATTCGGTTTGCCGCAGACGATCAGATGCGAGTTATAGATATACCCCACATCGCTGCAGCGTTCTGCTTCATCCATATAGTGAGTGGTGACAAACAGGGTCACCCCCTGCCCGGCCAGTTGAAACAGCAGATCCCAGAGATCGCGACGGGCCACCGGGTCGATCCCTGCCGTCGGTTCATCCAGAAACACGACCTGTGGTTCGTGAATGAGTGCACACCCCAGAGCCAGACGCTGCTTCCAGCCTCCCGACAGATTCCCGGCCAGCTGATCCAGTCGATCCTGCAGTGATGTGAGTTCGATGATTTCCTGAAAGCGCTGCTCCAGTTTTTCAGGACTGAGCCCGTAGATGCGCCCATAAAATTCAATATTTTCCCGTACGCTCAGGTCCGCATACAGACTGAAACTCTGTGACATATAGCCAATATGCCGCTTGATCATTTCTGCGTCATCAACAATATCATATCCCAGAACCTGTGCAGATCCTCCCGTTGGTTCAAGTACGCCACACAACATACGGATAATCGTCGATTTCCCGCTGCCGTTGGGGCCCAGCAAGCCGAAGATGGCACCGCGCTGAACTGTAAAGCTGACCTGATCAACGGCTTTTAAAGAACCGAACTCTCGCGACAGCTGATCGACCTTAATGACTGTTGTCATGATAATTAATCCTTCCCATGCAGCCAGACATCGGCGGCCATACCGGGACGGAGCAGTTTGTCTTTATCTGTGATACGGACTTTGATGCGGAAGACCTGCTTGGAACGTTCTTCGGGAGTCTGCACATTGCGGGGCACAAACTCCGCCTGGCGGGAAACAAAACTGACGCGACCTTTGAAGGTTTTATCGGGATAGCTGTCGATCGTGACTTCGACTTCCTGGTCGACTTGAATATCCAGATGATTTTCCGGCACGTAACAGCGAACCCACAGTGCATTCCAGTCCAGAATCGAAACCACGGGAACATTGCTGCCCACCAGGTCACCGGGTTGCAGGGTGACCGCTTCAATGGTTCCATCCAGCGGAGCAACAATTTTCAGTTCTTTGATCTGATCTTCTATCGTCTGCAGAAAGGCTTCCGCTTTTCTGACACTGGCGGCCGCCTGTTCAATGTCTTCCTTGCGACTTCCGTTTCTCAACAACTGCAATGCTGCTTCCGCCTGCTTTAACTGTGCCCGGGCTTCATCGATCTCTTCCTTTCTGGTCCCCTCTTTCAGTAGATCCAGAGATTTTTGTTTGACCTCTTTTCTTGATGCAGCGACCTGCAATTCCGTATTGGCGGTATCCAGTTCATCGGTTGAAGCCGATTTCTGGCCAAAGAGTGTTTCCACCCGCATCTGCTTGGCTTTTGCCAGGCGATATTCCGCATCTGCCAGATGAAGTTCTGCGACAGCCGAGTCAATTTCCTGCTGTCGGGGTCCATTGATCAACAGTGTCAGACGCGCCTTGAGCTGATCGACTTTCGCAGCAGCTTCGTCAATTTCTTCCGTTCGGAAGCCGGCCACCAGTTCTGCATGCTGCGCTTTGACTTCAGCCAGTCCGGCGATTGCCTCGGCTCGTCGTTCGAGTAAATCATAAGGTTCGAGTTCGATCAGCAGATCGCCTTGGGAGACGGACTGCCCTTCTTCAATCAGCACCTGTTTCACACGTCCGCCGACGCGCGACCCGGGTCTGATATCATCGGCTTCGATAAAGCCGGAAACCCGTAGTGGGACATGACGATTCTGGCTGAACACCAGTGACACAATCAGCACCACACCGACAACTAACAATCCTGCTATTTTCTTCAAGTGGGTTACCTCATGTTACTCAAGCAAATTCTCTCAGGATACATAAACACATTTGGATATTCCCGTTGGCACGTGATCAGAGTGCATCTTACTCGAAACTGCGGGTCGACAGTAGCAATCACCCCTGCTCGTCAGGCAAGCTGCTGGAAAAGAGGCCTGGAATCGCAGTACGTTAAGTGCCCCGCCAAACTGTCACCACTCAACGACTGTTCTCAGATTCAGGGTGTTCCCGTTATCTGCTGAATCAGATTGCACAAGAATCGGGCATCTTCTCAGCCTGTCTGCGGGAGTTTGATGATTCAAAAAATAATATACCGTGAATAAGGGTTAGTTCGAATAGCTTTATCTTGTTAATGCGTCACAAGATAAGCGCATTTTATCAGGCGTCACGAATTCCGCAGAACCGGTTTGGCACATGATTCGCTTTTCAGTAATTCACAATAATCATCAAACAGAAACATTCTCTTAAACAAGTGCCCTTATAACTCCGGGCGTTCAAAGAAATGTGCTCGAAACTGTTTGATGAGCATATTGCCCACCTTTTTTAAAAGGAGAGATGGTGTCCCACTTACCATCTAGAAGAAGAGGAATGAGAAGAGGATTTACACTAATCGAATTAATGGTGGCGATTGCAACAATTGCCGTTCTGATTGCACTACTCTTACCAGAGATCCAGAAGGCCAAAGATGCCTCACTGAAATCAAGCCAGAAAGATGGCCCCTACTGGGTTTACCGTGAATACGAATACGCGGGTGGCCCTGTGATTTCCGAAATTTCCGGAACATATAAGCATTCGCTTCAGGAAATTCTGGACATGTATGCGATCAATCTGAAAAAACAGCAGAAACAGAATGAGCTGGAACTGGAGCAGATTGCTCAACTGGAACAGATGACAGACGAAGATGCCGTCGCCATCGCCCTGAAACCTGTTGAACCCAAAACACAACGGGTCCCCAGTTGGCACAAACGCCATACCGATCTGGGGGCTCAGGAGATCTCCAGAAAAGAGAAAATTGCGAAAACCAAACGGGCTTTGAAGAACTTTAAATTTGATCTGAGCCAGAATACAGCTTCCCTGGTCGCACGACGAAACCTGGTAGAAGCGATCGAAGAGTTAAAGCACGATTTAAAACAACTGGAATCGCAAGACTGATCCGGGCTTTGCCCCCGCTGACTACATTTAAAATGACTCTCCAGCAAAACAGGTGGAGCTTGATACGGTTATCAGGTTTCACCTGTTTTTTTCTTTCCCCGTGTTCCAATTTCATACTTTTCCAACTGTTTTTGTAGATATTTCAAACTTTTAAAAAGCGATCGTTTTTGGTGATGTTGCTCTTGGCAGAAAAAAGAAGACGCATTATAAATCCGCCTCTGTCGACTTCTGAATGAGTAAAACTCTCTCACTTCACATTACTCATTCTCAGGCACGACAGGATATGCAGTCGCATATCATATCTCAAAAAACCTACCATCCCATTCAAAACCGATTTTTATGCCATTCATCTTTCCTTGAATCAGCGTGGCTTTTCAAGGGTGTGTGAATTTTCAGGAATTGACTGATGCCTTCGCAGCAGTTCAGCTCTCTGAAATCGCGCTCCCGGAAAACGTGATTCTATTCAGAGATCGATAAAGGAGCACTCAAGATGCCCATCCTTGTACGGGTATGCCTGCTTACCGCAGTTAGTTTGTTTACGATTTCACAGTCAGCCTGTCAGCGTGGACCGAACGCCCAGTTGCGTCAGAGTATGTACCGCTCTCAGCAACTCTATGACCAGAATTCGGAACTTGCCATGCAGCGTGATCAGTTCCAGCAGTCTGCCAACGCTCTGCAGCACGAGCGGGATCAGTTGGCGATGCGGGCCCAGTCGCTGGAATCCAATCTGAATATCGCCAATAAACGGCTCGACAACCTGAATGCAGAACGTTCCGAAATGCAGCAGCGGTATGTCAGCCTGATGAAAAAAGCCAAAGGACAACCCAGCCCCCTGGATGGCGAAGCCACGCGACGTTTTCAGGAACTGGCTGACAAGTACCCCGATTTCGAATTCGATCCGATTACGGGCGTCAGTAAATTTCACTCTGACATCCTGTTCTCTTCAGGCAGTGATAACCTGAAGCCAGCAGCTCAGGAAATTTTGAACCAGTTTGCTGCCATTATGAATGATGGAAATGCCAAGCGATTGAATGTCCTGGTTGTTGGACACACAGACGATAAACCGATTTCGAAAGCCAGCACTCAGCGTCAGCACCGCACCAACTGGCACCTGTCGACCAACCGGGCCAACTCGGTCGTGCTCACGCTCTCCAAATTCGGTGTGAAGCAGGAACGAATGGGAGCCGCCGGCTACAGTATGTTCCAGCCAGTTGTACCCAACCAGAACGATTCGGCACGACAGAAGAACCGTCGCGTAGAAATCTTTGTGCTCGCTCCTGATGCCGTGGTCGCCGGCTGGGATCCAAATCCCACGCTGTTAAATTAAACAATACATCAGCCAGTAATTTAAAAAACGGACTCGTTTCACCGAGTCTGTTTTTTTTTTCGTTGATGCGTTCCGAACCACCATTGCGTGGAATTGATCAAATCCCGAAATAGGTTTTGATGCCGCTCAGAACGCTGTCGACGGCAACCGAAGCCAGAATCAGTCCTCCAATCCGGCTGACGACACTCGCTCCTGCATCTCCGATCAGTTTCTGAATTCGCCCCGCCAGCAACAGGAACCCGAGAGTGATGAGGAGGACCGTCATCATTGTCAGTGTGGAGATCAACTGTTGTCCGATGTGAAAACGATGGTTATCAGTAATCAGTACGACAGCCATCATCGCGCCGGGAGAAGCGATCGAAGGAATTGCCAGAGGAAAAACGGCTTTATTCTGGTGTGCATTGATGTGTGTGGATTCTTCAATCTCCGTCTCCGGTTTGCTGTCACCAAAAATCATAGTTAAAGCAAACAGAAACAGAACGAGTCCCCCCGCAATCTGAAACGCGGCAAGGGGAATCTCAAGCAGATCCAGCATTATCTGTCCACCAACGATGAACAGCAGCAGGACCAGACCAGCCGTGATGATCGCCTGGTACGCGATTTTCCGCTGCACCATTCTGCTAGTGCCCGCGGTAACCGCGATGAATACCGGAATCGAACCAATCGGATCGATGACGGCCCAGAGATACACAAAATCTCTGAAAATATCGTCCCACTCCATGCTGTATCTCGTCTTTCCTTTGAAACTGGATTCTTAATCTTCCGGTTTGTATTCTGGATTCAACTCAGCAGGGATCGCCGCCTTGACCTGTTTCTGCCAGCGATGCAGTGCCTGTGACAGTTCCTGCGTTTTTTCGGGGTGACTGCCGGACAGTTCCTTTGATTCCCCGATATCGAGTCGCGTATTGTAGAGTTCCTGATGTCCGTCTTCAAAAAACTCCAGCAGCTTCCAGTCTCCCTGTCGAATCACCGAGACAGGCGTTGTGCGAAACCGCTGCTGCATGCCCTGGTATTTTTGCAGATAAGCGGGGAAGTGCCAGAACAGACTCCTTGATTCCAGTCGAGTTTGCGGATCTTTCAGCAGCGGAACCAGACTTTCACCGTCCAATAGCTCACTTTCCAGAACCGGTATGTTCGTCATTTCCAGAAAGGTCGGATAGAGATCGACATTAATCACTGCTTCGCCGGTTGTACTTCCAGGCTGTGTGACGCCAGGCCACTTGATCAGCAGCGGTACACGGATTCCTCCCTCATACAACATCCCCTTTGAACCACGTAACGGTAACATGCTGGTGGCAGGCCCATACCCGCCATTATCGGATGTAAAAACCACGATCGTATTCTGATCAAGCTGCTGTTCCCGCAGGGTTTGCAGCACGCGGCCAATACTCTGATCCATGCTGCGTATCATCGCTGCATAAGTGGCATGTTGATGCAGTTTTCCGGCTGGCTTCGACTGGAAGTAAGCGATGTCCTCTTTTTTTGCCTGCAAAGGCGTATGGACTGCATAGTGTGTCAGATACAGAAAGAAAGGGGAACCCTGGTTGTCTTTGATGAATTGACAGGCTGCCGTGGTCAGACGATCTGTCAGGAATTCCCCCTGCTCTCCATCACTCAGCTGCGGGTTCTGATATGGACTGAAATAGCCGCCTCGCGGACTGCCCGTCTGATTCCCGGCGATATTGACCTGAAAACCCTGCGAGAGAGGGGACTGACCCAGATGCCATTTACCCACGCTGGCGCAACGATAACCCGCCTGTGAAAGTCGATCGGCAATGGTCGTAAACCGGTCATCTAACACCCTGTTATTCTCAGCGGGAATCAGCTTCCGATAACGGTCGTTTCCACGTGCCGGGTCCCCTACTGTGTAGACCCCATGCCGAGGCGTATAGAGACCTGACATCAGACAGGCGCGGCTGGGCGCACAATTGGGTGCTGCTGAATAAGCGGCGGTAAACTTCATCGATTCGTCCGCCAGGCGGTCAATATGAGGCGTTTCGAAAAAATCACTGCCCATAAAGCCCACATCCCGCCAGCCCAGATCGTCAATAAAAAACAGGACGATATTGGGCCGCTGATTCTCTGCACTGGCTTGTGACAGCATCGAAAGATGACAGCAGAACACCAGAGTGCGAAGCATCGGAATTCCTTCCAGCATGAAAAGGAGTGGTTTTTCCTGAATGGTTTGTTTACGATCGATGTCTGCTGACTATTCTAAGCTACTGCTTGGTCCCTGTCATTGCTGCTGCTAGCCGAAGAAATCATTCCCGCCGACTGTGAGTTGCGACCGCTGTATTATTGAAAACCTGAAAACCTTGTGAGGAAGACTGTCGTGAAGAAAATCAAAGTAGGTCAGATTGGGGTCGGGCATCCCCA is from Gimesia maris and encodes:
- a CDS encoding ABC transporter permease, producing the protein MTTVIKVDQLSREFGSLKAVDQVSFTVQRGAIFGLLGPNGSGKSTIIRMLCGVLEPTGGSAQVLGYDIVDDAEMIKRHIGYMSQSFSLYADLSVRENIEFYGRIYGLSPEKLEQRFQEIIELTSLQDRLDQLAGNLSGGWKQRLALGCALIHEPQVVFLDEPTAGIDPVARRDLWDLLFQLAGQGVTLFVTTHYMDEAERCSDVGYIYNSHLIVCGKPNELKQLPTVTPEGTARWEIETANPATLLTTFREMPGVRDATLFGQTIHVLADQSLSENDFTRQVPHEFGTVQVRHITPSLEDVFVTLSRAEELNHQGAAVPTTVTASQQRSEGEPLDHREQVALPAQTQSVKRPAAEQVTPGILAGFWAILVKEFSHVRREPSTLLFVFAVPVLQTLIFGFAIDTEIENIPTVIFNLDGRASSRELQDGFANTRTFRIVEHVYNHEDFRNAFESGRAKVGVTIPPDYSDRLLKGEQVSVQVLIDGSDSQVATTALNASNLLGFNLSTSMTRSFAENLNVVPARDADGQPALPVEIRPRLLYNPDLDSSYFFVPGLVGIILQLVTLFLTSFAIVRERELGTLEQLFVTPVSKSGLLLGKLAPYALIGFVETLIVLTLMVYFFGVPIHGNLWELLLLSLLFLVCGLGLGMLVSTIARTQLQAIQFAFLIMLPSVLLSGFMFPRSQMPLPIYLVTFIIPVTYFLEILRGIVLRGANLTDLLPYVLGLSLCCIAIIGFSLKRFQKQLS
- a CDS encoding sulfatase — translated: MLRTLVFCCHLSMLSQASAENQRPNIVLFFIDDLGWRDVGFMGSDFFETPHIDRLADESMKFTAAYSAAPNCAPSRACLMSGLYTPRHGVYTVGDPARGNDRYRKLIPAENNRVLDDRFTTIADRLSQAGYRCASVGKWHLGQSPLSQGFQVNIAGNQTGSPRGGYFSPYQNPQLSDGEQGEFLTDRLTTAACQFIKDNQGSPFFLYLTHYAVHTPLQAKKEDIAYFQSKPAGKLHQHATYAAMIRSMDQSIGRVLQTLREQQLDQNTIVVFTSDNGGYGPATSMLPLRGSKGMLYEGGIRVPLLIKWPGVTQPGSTTGEAVINVDLYPTFLEMTNIPVLESELLDGESLVPLLKDPQTRLESRSLFWHFPAYLQKYQGMQQRFRTTPVSVIRQGDWKLLEFFEDGHQELYNTRLDIGESKELSGSHPEKTQELSQALHRWQKQVKAAIPAELNPEYKPED
- a CDS encoding OmpA family protein translates to MPILVRVCLLTAVSLFTISQSACQRGPNAQLRQSMYRSQQLYDQNSELAMQRDQFQQSANALQHERDQLAMRAQSLESNLNIANKRLDNLNAERSEMQQRYVSLMKKAKGQPSPLDGEATRRFQELADKYPDFEFDPITGVSKFHSDILFSSGSDNLKPAAQEILNQFAAIMNDGNAKRLNVLVVGHTDDKPISKASTQRQHRTNWHLSTNRANSVVLTLSKFGVKQERMGAAGYSMFQPVVPNQNDSARQKNRRVEIFVLAPDAVVAGWDPNPTLLN
- a CDS encoding HlyD family secretion protein, which codes for MKKIAGLLVVGVVLIVSLVFSQNRHVPLRVSGFIEADDIRPGSRVGGRVKQVLIEEGQSVSQGDLLIELEPYDLLERRAEAIAGLAEVKAQHAELVAGFRTEEIDEAAAKVDQLKARLTLLINGPRQQEIDSAVAELHLADAEYRLAKAKQMRVETLFGQKSASTDELDTANTELQVAASRKEVKQKSLDLLKEGTRKEEIDEARAQLKQAEAALQLLRNGSRKEDIEQAAASVRKAEAFLQTIEDQIKELKIVAPLDGTIEAVTLQPGDLVGSNVPVVSILDWNALWVRCYVPENHLDIQVDQEVEVTIDSYPDKTFKGRVSFVSRQAEFVPRNVQTPEERSKQVFRIKVRITDKDKLLRPGMAADVWLHGKD
- a CDS encoding MarC family protein — encoded protein: MEWDDIFRDFVYLWAVIDPIGSIPVFIAVTAGTSRMVQRKIAYQAIITAGLVLLLFIVGGQIMLDLLEIPLAAFQIAGGLVLFLFALTMIFGDSKPETEIEESTHINAHQNKAVFPLAIPSIASPGAMMAVVLITDNHRFHIGQQLISTLTMMTVLLITLGFLLLAGRIQKLIGDAGASVVSRIGGLILASVAVDSVLSGIKTYFGI
- a CDS encoding type II secretion system protein; this encodes MRRGFTLIELMVAIATIAVLIALLLPEIQKAKDASLKSSQKDGPYWVYREYEYAGGPVISEISGTYKHSLQEILDMYAINLKKQQKQNELELEQIAQLEQMTDEDAVAIALKPVEPKTQRVPSWHKRHTDLGAQEISRKEKIAKTKRALKNFKFDLSQNTASLVARRNLVEAIEELKHDLKQLESQD